From one Halanaerobiales bacterium genomic stretch:
- a CDS encoding phosphatidate cytidylyltransferase codes for MLFKRVISALIIFLIIALFIFLGSFPFFIFAATLSILATNEFANLLPLDYKKNKLFLIILNLVIVLFTYLSSNNYLNLSIGFFIALIFSILIVYHILKNSYHKIIYNLGINILGLIYIGGGMSFFILLRNIDVSTIHETIPIWLALISTWTTDIGAFFTGKLFGKKPLASKISPNKTIEGALGGIILNLIIINIFVFSINLFSFHWIIYGILSAIFAIFGDLFESSIKRDMDIKDTGNLIPGHGGILDRFDSLIFTSVFTYYFIIFMF; via the coding sequence ATGCTTTTTAAAAGGGTTATAAGCGCATTAATAATTTTTTTGATTATAGCTTTATTTATATTTTTGGGGTCTTTCCCTTTCTTTATATTTGCAGCTACATTAAGTATTTTAGCTACTAATGAGTTTGCAAATCTTTTACCATTAGACTATAAAAAAAATAAATTATTTTTAATCATTTTAAATTTAGTTATAGTTTTATTTACATATTTAAGTAGTAACAATTATTTAAATTTATCCATTGGATTTTTTATTGCATTAATTTTTTCTATATTAATTGTTTATCATATTCTTAAAAATAGCTATCATAAAATAATTTATAATTTAGGAATCAATATTCTTGGACTTATCTATATTGGGGGAGGAATGTCATTTTTTATTCTATTGAGAAATATTGATGTTTCTACCATTCATGAAACAATTCCTATATGGTTAGCATTGATTTCGACCTGGACAACTGATATTGGAGCATTTTTTACTGGTAAACTTTTTGGAAAAAAACCTCTTGCCAGTAAAATTAGTCCAAATAAGACTATTGAAGGAGCTCTTGGTGGTATTATATTAAATTTGATTATAATTAATATTTTTGTATTTTCTATTAATTTATTTTCATTTCACTGGATAATTTATGGTATTTTAAGTGCTATATTTGCAATATTTGGAGATTTATTTGAATCAAGTATAAAAAGAGACATGGATATTAAGGATACTGGTAATTTAATACCTGGCCATGGAGGAATACTTGATCGTTTTGATAGTTTGATTTTCACAAGTGTGTTTACATATTATTTTATTATTTTTATGTTCTAA